The DNA window GAGCGCACGAGCGACAAGGGTCGTGCCGATCTCGCATGGTGGACCGGCTACCTAGGCGCGCGGCAGGATGTTTTCGAACTGCCCGCCGATTTCGTGCGTACCGCTGCATCGGAACGCACGGCGCACACGCATACGTTCACGCTGAAGGACTCGACCGTCGCGGCGGTGCGCGCGCGCTGCAAGGCCGAACGCTGCACGTCGTTCGTCGCGTTGATGGCCGCGTGGCAGTTGCTGTTGTCGCGCCATTCCGGCCGCGACGATTTCTGCATCGGCGTGCCGACCAGCGGTCGTCTTCGCGAAGAGTGCGAAGAGCTGATCGGTCTGTTTGTCGATACGCAGGTGTATCGCGCGCGCCTTCATCCGTCGATGACGGGACGCGCGCTTTTGGATGCAGTTCGCAGCGACACGCGCGCCGCGCTCGATCACAACGGCGTGACGCTCGCTGCGGTCGTCGATGCGCTGGGCGTGCGTCGCGAAGCCGATCGTCATCCGCTGTTCCAGACGCTGTTCAATGTGCAGGGGGCATCTGCTGCGGGCGCGTTGTCGCTCGAAGGGCTCGATGTCGAGATCGTCGATTTCGAAAGTCCCGCGGCGCGCTTCGATCTGAGCTTCGATGTTCGTATCGCTGCCGATGCGGTGACCTGTACCGCACGCTACGACAGTTCGCTGTACCACGCCGAAACGATTGCGAGGTTGGGGCGGCATTACGAAGCGCTGCTGGTCGGACTGTGCGACGCACCTGAGCGGGCTGTCGCCGGGATCGAGTTCATCGACGAGGATGAGCTTGCGCAACTGTCTGTGTGGAGCGCATCGCCATCGCGTTACGAGCCGTTTGCTGGTGTGCATGAGCTGTTCAGCCGTGAGGCGCTGCGTCATCCATCGGCAGTGGCGCTGGTGTACGGCGAAGCAGTGTTGACGTACGCGGAACTGGAGTCACGTGCGAACCGTCTAGCGCATTTCCTGATCGGGCGGGGCGTAGGCCCCGAAGTGCGGGTCGGCATCGGCGTAGAACGCTCGGTGGAGATGGTGGTGGGCCTGCTGGCGATCCTGAAGGCGGGTGGCGCGTACGTACCGCTAGACCCGGAGTACCCGGCCGAACG is part of the Paraburkholderia flava genome and encodes:
- a CDS encoding condensation domain-containing protein; the protein is MSLPLSPAQEGLWFMQRLEPLSTAYHLARAFHLRGPLDVAALEQALNVVRARQAVLRTCFIERDGQPLQVAGSHFDVRVPMSDLSVHVDGERDAALSAALAHERQQPFDLAADGAARLCIFRMSADWHVLSVVVHHLVSDGGSNAIFARELADAYGAIVRNEASTARPALTWQYADFAGWQRAERTSDKGRADLAWWTGYLGARQDVFELPADFVRTAASERTAHTHTFTLKDSTVAAVRARCKAERCTSFVALMAAWQLLLSRHSGRDDFCIGVPTSGRLREECEELIGLFVDTQVYRARLHPSMTGRALLDAVRSDTRAALDHNGVTLAAVVDALGVRREADRHPLFQTLFNVQGASAAGALSLEGLDVEIVDFESPAARFDLSFDVRIAADAVTCTARYDSSLYHAETIARLGRHYEALLVGLCDAPERAVAGIEFIDEDELAQLSVWSASPSRYEPFAGVHELFSREALRHPSAVALVYGEAVLTYAELESRANRLAHFLIGRGVGPEVRVGIGVERSVEMVVGLLAILKAGGAYVPLDPEYPAER